Genomic DNA from Lactuca sativa cultivar Salinas chromosome 8, Lsat_Salinas_v11, whole genome shotgun sequence:
AGCTTCTGTCACACAACAAGAACAACAGCTTAAAGGCATGGAAGAAGATATGCAATCATTTGTATCAACCAAGGGTCAAGTATGACTTAAATTTAGCAATATAAAATCTTTATATAACCAAAAACACATTAAAAACTGAATATAAAAACTGTTTTTTAATGTATTACAGGCTACTGAAGAACTCAGAGCTGGTTTACACAAGTTGAAATCACTATATGGTTGTGGTATTAATTCCCTTGATAATCTAGCAAATGAAGTCAATGGAAATTCACAGTCAACACTCGAACATCTTAATTCTCAAGTCTCCCAAAATTCTTCTGCTCTTGGAAACGTATGTTTTAATTTTGATTCAAGAATTATTTGAAAGATTGTGTTACTGGTATGAAGTTATGTTTAATTACATTTATGTCCTTCAAAACAGCTTTTTAAGGGTATTGCATCAGAAGCTGAGGATTTACTTAATGATCTTCAAAACATTCTCCATAGCCAAGAAAATAAACTAGCCACATACGCACAACAACAACAAGAGGCACATTGTCGAGCTGTTGAAACCTCGAGGGCTATTTCTGGCATTACTGCAAACTTTTTTGTTACCCTAGACATGCATGCAACGAAATTGACAGAAATTATTGAAGAGGGCCAAACTGTAAATGACCAAAAGTTATCTGAACTTGAAAGGAAGTTTGAGGTAATaatgattattatttttaacattttttttttggaaatgtgTTTTTTTAgtctttttcttatttttatacATGTAGGAATGTGCTGCCAATGAAGAAAGACAACTGCTTGAAAAAGTTGCAGAACTTCTTGCAGTTTCAAATGCTAGGAAGAAAGAACTGGTATGGGCATTTTTAGACAATGTTTAGCTTCAACATGTAAAGATTTTTGAGGTTATTTTATTTTTGGCATTATTTTGACCACATTGTTTGTAATTGTATTTGTAGGTTACAACATCAGTAAATGGTCTACGAGAAAGTGCAGTTACTAGAACCAAAACATTCCAAAAAGAAATGTCAACCATGAAAGAATCAAACTCTTCTGTCAGAATCCAATGTACAAATTACACTAAAAAAACAGAAACCCACTACCTTGAAGACACTGCTTCGGTTGAAAACGGAAAGAAAAACCTAAATGATGTCCTTCAAAATTGGTGGGTCCCATTTTTTCCCATAATTATTATACCTATTATCCTTTACAACTTCTTATTCATTATTTATGTCTTATTTATATTACAGTTTGCAAAAGGTACAAATGGGATCACAACAATGGAGTAAAGCTCAAGAATCTTTGCTCAGTTTGGAGAACAACAATGTGGCTTCTGTGGATGAAATAGTTAGGTAAGTCCATAAATCAAGAAACTTTGCTAATTGCTACTTTGAACATTTATatgtatatttcttataatacCCATTTTACCCTTCTTACAGGGAAGGATTAAAAGCCAATCAAATTTTGCGTTCCCAATATTCGGTTGCAGCATCATCGGCGCTTAATGATACAAATGTCGCAAGCAATAACCTCCTTTCCTCAATTAACCGTGagtatttatttacttttaaaaacattttgagttctcaaaaaataaacttaATTCACTATTTTAATTTTTGATATACAATGAGTTTCAGATTCTTTAGAACTTGATCATGATGCATGTCGGAATCTTGATTCCATGATTGTTCCTTGTTGTGGAGAATTGAGGGAATTGAAAGGTGGACACTATGACAAGATTGTAGAGATCACAGATAATGCAGGAAAAACCCTCCTAAATGACTACAAGGTAACTTTTCTCATCCACCAAACATGTCGTAGAGTAATTACAGTTTTATTCCCTGATTTTGCTCTTTTTtggttttggtccttatttgatgTTTTGTAACATTTTTGTTCCCTGTTCCAAGTACAATGACTATATTTGAGaagattacatttttggtctATGAGTATAgccttttttgcaattttggtcccaaaaagttTTCTATTGTGATTTTGGTCCTCATTTGAGGTTCTTGTAACGTTTTTGGTCCCAGTCacaagtaaaatgactattttggtCCCTATACATAACCAATTTTCACACATTTGGCCCCATTTTACTTGGTTCTGGGACAAAAAATGTTAcaaaaacctcaaataaggaccaaaattgcaaacgAAAACTTTTTggaaccaaaattgaaaaaaccAGCTATATgcagggaccaaaagtgtaatttaCTCAATAAAATTAATTAAGGCTAAATGCAAGAGGAAACAACAGTATACTTTGAGTTTTTCTTAGTACTTGAGTCTTTTGGTGTAGGTTGATGAAGAATCATGCTCGACTCCAAGAAAGAGGGAATTCAATCTACCAACCACCACTTCCATTGAAGAGCTGCGGACCCCACCATTTGATGAGTTGTTGAAATATTTTTGGGATTCAAAATCATCATCTCCAAGGCTGATATTAAATGGGGGCGATGCAAAGCATCTTGAAGTTGGTGCTCATTCCATGAGAGACTCACGATACCCACTCACTGCTGTTAATTGATCCAGGGGAAAAAAAGGACAATCATCTTTCTTTAAGAAAAttgtatataaatatatgtaATATATGATATGATTTACTACACAATATCCTATTCTTTATACATACAATACAGTAGGTTTAAATTTAGGTTTGGATCTCGAGTATTTCCGGGGTTCTGGTGTTGTTTGTTGAAATATGGTGTATGactgcattttttttttctttgctgTGTAATAGAATGATTCTTGTGTATGTATTGAGAAAGATTGAAATCAGAAGGCTGTGGGAAAAAATCAGAATCAATTCATTTGTTATCATTGAAAAATCAAAATCGATCCATATAGTTCTTCGATCGATGGTGGTGAGAGACTCAATACGATGATTATTATTGCATAAGAATTGTACGTATCATTGTCTTTTCCACAGATTTTGTTTTGGCTCCATATTATTTCCTTTTTCCTCTCAACTcctatacatgatatatataaggCTTTTTTTTCTATACTaacataataaaatattatatgtaAGAATAGgggccctaaaaatttggaggcccTAGGCAGTCGCCCAAGCTTCCCCGTCCATTGGCACGGTCATGCGTATAAGAATTTAGGTTTGGTAAACCGTTATAGGGTTTGCAATGCCATATTTGCAAGAAAAACTTAATGATTGAATAAGGTAATCTGTTTAACAAGCTGTACAACTGCCAACATACAATTTACCCTTCTACCATAAGGTAATTACAAGTATATCTTTATGCTATTTTGTAATCGTGCATACAATTTATCCTTCTAACATAAGGTAATTACAAGTATATCTTTATGCTATTTTGTAATTGTGCTGCTTCTAGTACTTGATATTGACCTTTCTCTTCCCCTATCTTCAATATCTCTAATTTATAACTATAAACACCCATTTAAAGTGATATCATACTGATGGAAGACTGTGATGATAGCCACTATACATACACATTTACATCAAAAACTTCGGGAACCATCCTTTTCTAACATAAAACACATGCTATTCGATACAAGGAGCAATATTGGAACTTCAATTGAGATTCACAACCCTAACGATGTATTCTGCACGTACATGTTAATTTCTAGGAACCATAAATGTAAGAACAATCGCCTTTTAGAAGTTCTCCTTGTGGAAATCGAAGCGAGTTGAGGTTTCTATGCTAAGTTCTTTGGCAAGACTTTCCAATGGTCTTACAAGCGTTGGGGCCCCACAATAGAATACACCTGTGGATCACCAATGGTCAAATGGTTGCCAACAAACATGAagaaacactgtatcacatactGAAACAAGGTGTTTACCAACTCTAGCAGAATCATGGTTGCTTGCCAAAGTGTTGAATACTCTCTTCCAGTTAGGTCTTGAAAAATGTGTTCTTATCTGTTATGCTCTATTTGTTAGAATCTAAATTCTAGTTGGAAAAAAAGGATACAAGATCACGATTTCAAAGAAAACATACCCGACTTTGAGAGACGACATCAACTCCGTTTTTGGCATGTTGTAAAGACTGCACCATGGCAATAAGCGCCGATCGTGCATCTCCTTCTTCATGAACACAGGTTAAGTAGGTATGCATTTCGATCAGATGCTGTAATTAACATTAAAATCTTccatttaaaacaaaaattttccttttattcgTGTTAGGATATCCCCAACATCCCCAGTGTATTGAACTCTATAGAGTTTgatggattgtcacatcatcattCTACTTTTTATAcaacttttataatttttttctacAATATTTTCAAGGGAAATTATCagaaaaatctcaatattttcgaaaaagtttgactttagtcccaaattttttttttttgaacagaaAAGTCTCGATTATTTGATTATACACAATAATATATCATTTATtgttaaaagaataaaataacttttttgttaatttaagccaaaatgaaataatcgagacttttatgttaaaaaaaattaggactaaaatgaaatattaagattTTTCTGACAATTTCCCTATTTTCAACTCTAGAAATGTTCGATAGAACAATTTTAAAAATAATCATCTATTTGCTAatcattttatattaaaaaagtttcatttttccattgaacagttcaattgACATATatccattgaatgccaacttgaatGTCATATATCCATTCAATTGTCTTATATCCATTGAATACCAACTTGACGTAACCTTATGGTTGAGTTTAACCCATTGAATGCCAACTAGCTAGGCTTTGTACCTCATTCAACCATTCCATTTTAACTCTACGTTATGGATGCATTTCAAAGAACAAGTGAGAATTCGTTTTTCTTAGAGCCTACATTTTTATCGTACTCTGCAATATCATCCATAACTCCTTTGAACCATTCGAACGAGCCTTGCTCCCTCGTCACCCAATAGAAGTATGCTCGATCTGGGCCCTTCTCCTCAAAACCCTATAACAAAATTATTTAGCATATAAGTATATACCCATGTTTACGCTAACGTGCTACTAATATTTTACTACTCACTACTGCTTCTCTTTGGTGGTTTAGGAGATCTTTCAAAATGCTTATGAATGGAGTGGCTCCTATACCCAAGCCAATTAGTAATAGGATGTCGTATTTTCTATAATCCTGAGCCGGCGCTCCATATGGTCCTTTGATGATAATTTTAGGGTACCTAGAAGAATAAACTGCAAAGATCATTAAACGAAACAAAAGTGTTTAAACAAATTGAGCAAATTTCGATGCTCACACTGCTTGTGCTTCCTCTATAGGAATATTTACATTCGCTTTAGTTTCCAATCGAACAAGGTTTCCTTTTATAGCTCTTGAAGAAGAAGCAGCAACTTGAGGTTTTTGTGGTGGAGGCTCGCAGGCCTGCATTTCTGTGTTTTAGAATTCAGATTAACAGAAAAAAACGAAGGTTGTAGATGAAAGAAGTATAATGAAGCTTCATAATTTGGTACATTTAGCCTAAAATATGTTCCTTTACCTTCGCGAATTCTTCTTTAAGGGCCGTTGTCCAATCTCCTAAGGTCCGGATATGTACGCTTAAGTAGTCGTCTCCAGGTGCAGAAGTAATGGAGAATGGATGCCTGTGACCAACAAATCaatcgattatatatatatatatatatatatatatatatataacttttgaaGATCAAAGTGGTGTATGTATATTTACCATTCAACGCCTGATATATCTGGACATTTAACAAAGAGATACATCCCGCTCTTGTACTTGAATCCATGGGGTCTACTCATGTAGAGCGCTAGCACGTTTCCGGTGTATATGATAGCCTAAAGTAATCAATACAACAAGCTTAGAAGGGCACATTATGTGTTAAAATATCATCATTAGTATCTATAAGAAATTCGATTATTCTAGAATCCTTTCTAAAAGATTCTAGACTATTATGGAAAACTATAGAAGATTCCATAATATACCGCTAGACTCTAAAATATTCTAAAACATCATGTGTTCTAGAAGACTGTTAAAGATACTGGAATGTCCTAGACTTCTCTGGGACATGTTGAACATAGAAGCTTTTAATAATAGATAGAGTATGGTAGAAATGAGAGTAGCACCATTGTTCACCTTAACGATATTGACTCGATGTTGATGATCACCGGCGGTAAAGACTCTCTCAGTTGAATACATTAGCATCGGGACCACAAGATACATCCATGTCTGCAAGGTAACTTTGCAGATTATTCAAATCTGGAAGAGACTATTATACCTTACAATAAAGAAAAGAGGGTAAATCGTTCCATTGACTTACTGTTTTATTATACCAAAATGTGGCAAAGACCAGGAAGTATCCATGAAGGATCAACAAGATGTATACGATGACCAGAAGATGATGAGCATACCAAAAGGAAGTAAAACCTGCTAAGTGGTTAAACGGCCATGGCAAATGGATCACATTCCTCCTGAAAGCGTGTGTCGCTAGGAGAAAGCAAAAGAACATCATAACATCCATTAGGATCCCCGTACATCCTGGGACTGTGAGTAGTAAGTCCACGTATGTTGGCTGCGCTGCCAGCAAATTACCATAAACACGCTGGAAAGTGTCCGCAGGGCAAGTGGTAATCCGTATAAAATTGCAACCCAAGTGAGCAACAGTATGAGCTATAGTGCCAATTACAATGAAAACCGCAATGACTTTGTGGAAGTTAATGTTATCGTCAAAAGGGAAAATTTTGCCAAGAAACGTTTCACGTAACGCAGTGAGTGTTCTTCTGCAAACTGGAACGAGAATTAGAGCCATGTTAAGCTTTAGGGTTTCACCCGCAGCCTTGGCTGTACATACACAATAACCCATGACTTGGAACGTTGGCAATAGGCTATACTGATGGAATTTCCATGCAAAAAGCGCGATGTTAAGAAGGAGGAGTAAAATTACTACGAATATTCTTTTCCGGTTATCTATTACAGCTTCTGTCCATTCGTTAATGCGTCTGCTAATTGGATTGCGATACTTTGATGGGATCATCGTTTTTACTAGAATTGTGGTTTcttcattcttcttcttgatgTTCGTTAATTGGGGGTTTGTTTCATTTGATACCATACCCGTAAGCAGGATTTCAAGTTGCCACATCTGTTCCAGAAATAAAACACTTTAGAAAAatagaaaacacccaagaaacaTGCACCAAAATTGTATATGTTTGTAACCTCTATGTAGCCACGGTGGTCGGGATCCAACTCGTCCATGATTAGAGCTGCATAGGTCCCGGCTTGGTTCTTGAAATTCGAAAGCTTGTTTGCCGCAGCGCTCATTATAAGTACCTAAAACAGGAGATGAACTTTGAGCTTGGAGAAGCGAATtaacaagaaaaaaaattggCTTCTAATTAATGTCTCACCTCTTTTACCTCATCTTCTGATAATATCCCATCTCCGTTCTTGTCACACCTGACATTTACTCGTTTAGAAGCTCAGATTATAAGAATCGATTTTCATTGTGATTCTAGTTTGATTTTTTCAAAAGCAAACGTTAAACCCATAAACTAATTAACATACATGTCAAAAAAGATGCTAAGCCGAGCGTCAAGGTCTTTCTTTGTCATCTCTTCCCAAAAACTCCTGACTTGATCTTTAGTGAGCCCACCTTCGGCGTCAATGTTCCTACGCCTAGCCATGGCATCATACAATTCTCCCGCAAACTCAATGCTATCTCCCATTCCTACAAATTAAAGATAAAGGAAATGTTCAACAAAGAAGTTATATTGCATTAATCTTAGACACAATTTTCAAATCTTTCTAACCAACACAAATTCCGAATTTATCTCTAGGCAGCTTTCCATCCACCGAAAACTGATTGAAACGTCGATCAATTGCTCTCCATGCATCCCCTTCTTTTCCAGTTACCGTTCTATCAAGAAACCGCAAGCTGTTAAGCCCTTTGGCTGCACTTGAGGTTGTTCGGCCCATCTTAGGCGCTCCACCACCAGGGAGAGCCTTCTTTCGGGTAGATTTTGCCTTACTAGAGTTGCGGCTTAATATTGGTAGCAACCCGCCTTGCCTGCTTCCATTATCTGTGATACGTTTTGATGCTCGGTCTTTAGCATTTGCTGCAAATGATTTTTGATCCATCGGGTCGATCTCAACGCTCTCAAGATCCACCCCCTTCATTGTGTTTCAGGTTAACTTTTCGAAcatcaaaaaaaaatgttttgttttgATTTTGGAAATGCAAAAGAAGGAAACAAAGATGAAGATGAAATGTGTAATGGGGAATGTATGGGGAAATGAGCGGGAGGAAATGAATGGACTAAACATGGGAAAATCTTAGAGGTTGTTAAGTTGCTTTTCCAAAATTAGAAACAAACACACATGTTCCTTTAATTTTATGAACCATAAATTTGACTTGAGTTGAATCATATCGACTCTAAGTTAGATATTATTATGTTTTTTGGTTAATCGCATAATATCTAACTTTTGGCTACTTGAACTGTGTCTGAGCAAGTCAATGAAAACCTTTATAACTTTCAATTGCCAATGGATATAACTTTCAATTTGTAAGTTACAACATgggacactactagaaaataggtGTATTATACTTCCAAAATTTTACTCTAAGGATAGAAAAGCCCTATTTTTACAGTTTTCCAAGGACGGTTGTCCAACGGTCTCAACATATTCAAAGCCTTCGTTGATATTGAAATGAGTTTGTGTATGtatgttttgttatattttgGGTTTCgaatattaatgaaaatactttgatgATTCAATGATCGTATACAAAACTCTTTATAAAATCTGTAATTTCGACCCTATCATTTGAGATTTTACGAAATTTGATTTAGGATAATCCAAGAAAATCGAATTGGAACATGCCTATTCCAAATCCTAAAACACAAAATTACCTtgctttgtatttttttttaatatataaaatcaaatattttcacATTCTAATTAGTGATCACAATACAGTGAGTGAGAAGACAAATGGACAACAAGTTGTACCGCTAAACCTCTTTGCATTATAAAGTGAACTTTTTTTAAGATTACATCCATAGATCTAGGAGACATAACAATGCTATACATGATCCATCGTACTTTATTAAGAAGCTTTGTCGCATCTGACACGAGGAAACGAAACGTATCAAACACGAATGATATGAGcgcgtgttgattttccatgtaCGATTTCTCATGTTTTGTGACTTTGCATGTAGCAACTTTTAAAGTCTCCTGCCCTACCATGAAACCACCAATCCTCAAGCCCACAGGAGGGGATACCTGTTGGAAATGGTGCACAAGGCCATACCCCTATAAGGTTCACATAAGCGTGTTTTCCGCTAACCCATCCAAAAACCAAAACGCCAATTAGTCtaagggttgaccttccttctgtcgggTCAGTCGAGAAATTCATAAGAGCCTCTTTCTTGGCGGAAACCCCAACACAGTTAAATATGTCAAGTAAAACATCTCTAACCATATTGTGTTGGTATTTGAACCCCGTGAGTTCTTTACAATGGACCACATGTTCTCCaaatgtaacatacacgttttgaaatcatgttttataa
This window encodes:
- the LOC111886572 gene encoding putative respiratory burst oxidase homolog protein H, which produces MDQKSFAANAKDRASKRITDNGSRQGGLLPILSRNSSKAKSTRKKALPGGGAPKMGRTTSSAAKGLNSLRFLDRTVTGKEGDAWRAIDRRFNQFSVDGKLPRDKFGICVGMGDSIEFAGELYDAMARRRNIDAEGGLTKDQVRSFWEEMTKKDLDARLSIFFDMCDKNGDGILSEDEVKEVLIMSAAANKLSNFKNQAGTYAALIMDELDPDHRGYIEMWQLEILLTGMVSNETNPQLTNIKKKNEETTILVKTMIPSKYRNPISRRINEWTEAVIDNRKRIFVVILLLLLNIALFAWKFHQYSLLPTFQVMGYCVCTAKAAGETLKLNMALILVPVCRRTLTALRETFLGKIFPFDDNINFHKVIAVFIVIGTIAHTVAHLGCNFIRITTCPADTFQRVYGNLLAAQPTYVDLLLTVPGCTGILMDVMMFFCFLLATHAFRRNVIHLPWPFNHLAGFTSFWYAHHLLVIVYILLILHGYFLVFATFWYNKTTWMYLVVPMLMYSTERVFTAGDHQHRVNIVKAIIYTGNVLALYMSRPHGFKYKSGMYLFVKCPDISGVEWHPFSITSAPGDDYLSVHIRTLGDWTTALKEEFAKACEPPPQKPQVAASSSRAIKGNLVRLETKANVNIPIEEAQAVYPKIIIKGPYGAPAQDYRKYDILLLIGLGIGATPFISILKDLLNHQREAVGFEEKGPDRAYFYWVTREQGSFEWFKGVMDDIAEYDKNHLIEMHTYLTCVHEEGDARSALIAMVQSLQHAKNGVDVVSQSRIRTHFSRPNWKRVFNTLASNHDSARVGVFYCGAPTLVRPLESLAKELSIETSTRFDFHKENF